CCAACTAAAATAAAAAGAAAAGAAGTTATTGATGTCTTTTATAATTTAGATAATTTTATAGCGTATCATAATCAAAATCAGGATTTTTTTGATATTGACGATTTGATAATAGAATAAAAAACTCTTTATTTCTTTTATCCAACCCTGCCAGGGTTTAAAACCCTGGCAGGGTTGGATAAAGAAGACGAAAAATAAACAAATATGGAATCAAAATTCAACGACGACGTAATTGGAAGAGCCCGGGTTAAGGATACTCCCGAACTTGAGGCCTATTATAAAGAATTAGAAACCCTGGGAGCCGGCGCCTTATGGACCGTAGCTAATGATATTGAACCTTGGGAGCCGCGTACTTCCTCTGTTCCTATGCTCTGGAAATATGAAAACCTAAGAGAACTGGCACTTAAATCATCAGAATTGGTGACTCCGGAACAAGCCGGGCGTCGTGTGGTTTATCTTGTAAATGACAAGCGAAAGGATGTAAGCGCTGCCGTTGGCTGGTTGTATACCGGAATACAGGTTACCCGTCCGGGAGAAAGCACATCGGCACATCGTCATAAAGCTTCTGCCCTACGTTTTATTATGGAAGGTGAAGGTGGCTATACGGTGGTTGATGGCAATAAGATTACATTTGAAGTCAATGATTTTGTAATTACACCCAACAGCACATGGCATGAACATGGTGTTGCAGAAGGCGGAAAAACCTGTATCTGGCAGGACGGTCTGGATATTCCTTTGGTAAATGCGCTGGAAGCTAATGACTATGCTGTTTATGATGGAAAACAGGAATTAAAGTATCCGGTTAATTTTTCACCTCTAACTTATGGAGGTTCAGGATTATTACCCGCTGACAAGGTATGGGATAAACCCTATTCTCCTCTATTCAAATATTCCTGGAAGAATGTTTATCCTTCCTTATTAGAAGCTGCTCAGGTAAATGAGGGCTCACCTTATGATGGCATATTGATGCATTATTCCAATCCTGTTACCGGAGGCCATGTCATGCAGACCATGGGAGCATCCATGCAATTACTAAGAGCTGGTGAACATACAAAAGCACACCAACACACCGGTTCATTTGTTTATCAATGTGCCAAGGGCAAAGGTTATTCTGTCATTAACGGAAAACGTTATGACTGGAAAGAAAGAGATATTTTTTGTGTTCCTTCGTGGGCCGTACATGAACACGTAAATCTTTCAGAAACAGAAGACGCCTGCCTGTTCTCTTTTAACGACCTTCCGGTTATTGAATCTTTAGGGCTATATCAGGAAAGAGCCTATGAAGAAAACGGAGGATTCCAGATAGTTAATAGCTAAAAGTCAAAAAAGAGAAAAGTAAATACAACCATAAAAACC
The sequence above is drawn from the Flavobacterium lindanitolerans genome and encodes:
- a CDS encoding cupin domain-containing protein; protein product: MESKFNDDVIGRARVKDTPELEAYYKELETLGAGALWTVANDIEPWEPRTSSVPMLWKYENLRELALKSSELVTPEQAGRRVVYLVNDKRKDVSAAVGWLYTGIQVTRPGESTSAHRHKASALRFIMEGEGGYTVVDGNKITFEVNDFVITPNSTWHEHGVAEGGKTCIWQDGLDIPLVNALEANDYAVYDGKQELKYPVNFSPLTYGGSGLLPADKVWDKPYSPLFKYSWKNVYPSLLEAAQVNEGSPYDGILMHYSNPVTGGHVMQTMGASMQLLRAGEHTKAHQHTGSFVYQCAKGKGYSVINGKRYDWKERDIFCVPSWAVHEHVNLSETEDACLFSFNDLPVIESLGLYQERAYEENGGFQIVNS